The Shewanella pealeana ATCC 700345 genome contains the following window.
AGCAATTATTATCGAGCCAGTGCAAGGTGAGGGCGGTTTTTACCATACCTCAGTCGAGTTTATGCAGCGTTTACGTCAGTTATGCGATAAGCACGGCATCATGCTGATCGCCGATGAAGTACAAACAGGCGCGGGGCGAACGGGTACCTTTTTTGCTATGGAGCAGATGAAGGTGAGCGCGGATATTACTACTTTTGCTAAGTCTATCGCCGGAGGTTTCCCGCTGTCAGGGATCACCGGCCGAGCCGAAGTGATGGACTCTATTGGTGCGGGTGGCTTAGGCGGTACCTATGGTGGCAGTCCGTTAGCCTGCGCTGCAGCGCTTGCCGTAATTGAGGTATTTGAAGAGGAACAACTACTGCAAAGAGCCAATGCGCTTGGTGCTAAGCTCAAAGAGTCGCTTAACGCGATGGCGAGTAAGCATGAGCCAATTGTCGATGTACGCGGTCTTGGTGCCATGATAGCGGTTGAGTTGATGCAAGAAGGTAAGCCTGCGCCAGAACTGTGCGCGCAAATACTCAAAGAGGCACGTGATAGAGGACTTATCCTGCTATCTTGCGGCACTTACGGTAATGTACTGCGCATTCTTGTACCGCTAACAGCTCCCGATGAGCAAATCGATAAAGGACTGGAGATCATTCAGTCTTGCTTTGAAGTGGTCTTGAAGCCCGCTTAATACTGGTTAGTTTAAGCAGTAAAGGCCTGTTGAGTATAGGTAATACAGAAATCCGAGAGCTGTTTTTGTCTCGGATTTTTTACTTTCCAATTGTACTGCTTTTATAGTGCTATTTAACGATAAGAACTGGGCAC
Protein-coding sequences here:
- the gabT gene encoding 4-aminobutyrate--2-oxoglutarate transaminase — encoded protein: MMTTNESLMVRRQAAVANGVGQIHPIYTQRADNATVWDVEGREFIDFAGGIAVLNTGHLHDNVKAAVAEQLELFSHTCFMVLGYENYIQVCEKLNHLVPGDFAKKTALFTSGSEAVENAVKVARAYTKRSGVIAFTSGYHGRTMAALALTGKVAPYSKGMGLMSANVFRAEFPCELHGVSDEDAISSIERIFKNDAEPDDIAAIIIEPVQGEGGFYHTSVEFMQRLRQLCDKHGIMLIADEVQTGAGRTGTFFAMEQMKVSADITTFAKSIAGGFPLSGITGRAEVMDSIGAGGLGGTYGGSPLACAAALAVIEVFEEEQLLQRANALGAKLKESLNAMASKHEPIVDVRGLGAMIAVELMQEGKPAPELCAQILKEARDRGLILLSCGTYGNVLRILVPLTAPDEQIDKGLEIIQSCFEVVLKPA